In Papaver somniferum cultivar HN1 chromosome 1, ASM357369v1, whole genome shotgun sequence, a genomic segment contains:
- the LOC113333987 gene encoding protein CUP-SHAPED COTYLEDON 2-like produces MENIFQMNSNANNETHLPPGFRFHPTDEELITYYLIKKVLDSSFTVKAIAEVDLNKCEPWDLPGKAKMGEKEWYFYSLRDRKYPTGLRTNRATGSGYWKATGKDREIYSSKTSALVGMKKTLVFYKGRAPKGGKSNWVMHEYRLEGKLAYHYLSSSSKDEWVISRVFSKSGGGTTPTTTASSIISMSSFGTSTGGGGGKKKGHGNGGSGSGCIYSSENIGSPISSSTLPPLLDSSPYVPHAADRSDSCSTYENENVAVAREQHVPCFSTLTNAGNNNNLLMMNQNHSSSSSGGFGSTSSPSLMMMINQSNNHQHPQVVDPPMQTQQQLGWSGELSAFQGLRSLQEKLQMPFFYSALAPPHHDHPMSSSDPPQQYHQTNEINGGCISARTSWMFNDHASDNQHQKVEKNRMQVGNTEFDCLWTY; encoded by the exons ATGGAGAACATATTTCAAATGAACAGCAACGCCAACAATGAAACTCATCTTCCACCTGGTTTTCGCTTTCACCCAACTGATGAAGAACTCATCACATATTACCTTATTAAGAAAGTCTTGGACAGTAGTTTTACTGTAAAAGCTATTGCTGAAGTAGACCTCAACAAGTGTGAACCTTGGGATCTTCCTG GGAAAGCAAAGATGGGAGAAAAAGAGTGGTACTTTTATAGCTTGAGAGACAGAAAGTACCCGACGGGTCTGAGAACAAACAGGGCAACTGGATCCGGGTACTGGAAAGCAACGGGAAAAGACAGAgagatttatagctcaaaaacaTCTGCTCTTGTTGGTATGAAGAAAACTTTAGTGTTTTACAAAGGTAGAGCTCCAAAGGGTGGGAAAAGTAATTGGGTCATGCATGAATATCGTCTTGAAGGCAAACTTGCTTACCATTATCTCTCTAGCAGCTCCAAG GATGAATGGGTAATTTCAAGGGTGTTTTCAAAGAGTGGAGGAGGAACTACTCCTACTACTACTGCTTCTAGTATTATTAGTATGAGTAGTTTTGGTACCAGTACTGGTGGTGGGGGAGGAAAGAAGAAGGGTCATGGAAATGGTGGTAGTGGTTCTGGTTGCATCTATTCATCTGAAAATATTGGATCTCCAATATCCTCATCAACACTTCCGCCGTTACTTGATTCATCTCCATACGTTCCACACGCAGCTGACCGTTCCGATAGTTGTTCGacttatgaaaatgaaaatgttgcTGTTGCACGAGAACAGCACGTGCCCTGTTTCTCCACTCTCACCAACGCTGGGAATAACAACAACTTACTAATGATGAATCAGAACCATTCATCGTCTTCTTCAGGAGGGTTTGGATCAACATCATCTCCatcgttgatgatgatgatcaaccaAAGCAACAATCATCAGCATCCTCAGGTAGTGGACCCACCAATGCAGACGCAGCAGCAGTTAGGTTGGAGTGGAGAGTTATCAGCATTTCAAGGTCTGAGATCATTGCAGGAGAAACTTCAGATGCCTTTCTTTTACTCTGCTTTAGCTCCTCCTCATCATGATCATCCTATGTCATCATCTGACCCACCGCAGCAATATCATCAGACAAATGAGATTAATGGTGGGTGTATCTCAGCTCGTACCAGCTGGATGTTCAATGATCATGCATCTGATAATCAACATCAGAAAGTAGAGAAGAATCGTATGCAGGTTGGGAATACTGAGTTTGATTGCCTCTGGACTTACTAA